Proteins encoded in a region of the Neodiprion virginianus isolate iyNeoVirg1 chromosome 2, iyNeoVirg1.1, whole genome shotgun sequence genome:
- the LOC124298944 gene encoding trinucleotide repeat-containing gene 6C protein isoform X3, with product MFPHNSSSHEISTETNAFVQNSKGDVVLLMASCPSGVEEGRRPDSVRSCDIKSANNSTMARPTSHPVATTTTNDFITVLPRQSGELGSAAEGKACQSVASAITKNPANHLLIYDNNKINNHNNAEHNHHKYRKQNKPGSPGQLGSSADNSKSISKLLSDNKDSFSDLSIRVLQLSLKLKVTRGEVRQSAGEPSLVRIPKSDCPPWLSHESSVVENYSLLGSRLDKGENNNLKANLRFISNNNYSKSVILLSSTRDGDYYLLSESGGVREDTALENFRLKNNSSSRWESVKLLAVKYSPVTKHDGACRKLTQNDLQNVKLVILYSDGRLFYEDHRLQDSQNDLDVLDIWFNRPNFVTKLLKLHFDNTATLELLSLAQAQNFATCSSNSLIVSTNESTSLLRSLTDENLTKVEPSRHATVNELMQRICVPLMIECKVYVNGSNNNNIVIGEEMNINNNNPDVIEDIVNVAVCYKTSCTMTTNYRLGFQNDGISYTQATMFTVGALSFQDNNKSNKPLHASFKDDNYQVSAKIDDKFNFNLKSVSKSTLSVRFSDKSETSHATRLNKSDEKMHVLSAVNIPTLTTCEPTMTLKCQPATVASQTNTVPASQVEKHSKVDDKTVLLKSSYLKYDHESTTSNRNSSNHDQNANDFVSLNEESYENDIGFSNTLKNDEHDNDNEDYDDDDDDDNDDDITPKNILQSEKYYQMTSFHDGCAARNDDNCNDNGKRLNTNRPTSNIQKTIELFAIVRDLLSRYQKVYKSDLAQSEIICKQLQKALQSLFNRPYSCNKMYQSSLEYKKRWGIPIISGLAGGGESSLNTGTATSWGSAPPAAPNNNNNNAAQSGWGGTPGNPPVGTGPPNNWGGNNVNRPVTANPNQNQNQGPSGQNIPGEGNVNKVTNPNQSQNPQSGPTTSQSTNATSGNQNNGQWPQGKSSNPGGSGQSQSSQNNNNPSQQSTQPGSSANNNPTNSATSSTVNNATTAVANNPSSKQQLEQLNTMREALFSQDGWGSQHVNQDTSWEVPTSPEPSMTKDGVPMWKPPVNNGTELWEANLRNGGQPPPQQQAKTPWGHTPSTNIGGTWGEDDDAADSSNMWSGAPTPNPPSTAQWPGAAANQSSGMSGGGTSWGDPRMDPRDPRDLRTVDPREMRDPRDHRISLDPRDHMRVMDPMSRDPRMPDMRGDPRGISGRLNGASADAMWGQPPGPQHHQMSHQHPTGPPAKMVNPSGINQWVAPPPKEMMPGKPSGWEEPSPPTQRRNVPNYDDGTSLWGNPAPNPRPMPGGKVSHWKELPTPNMGRGGMPCPPGMPQNRMPGQPGMKPDVSGPMWGHPTGPGGSGGGGGAGAGGSGTGGGGGAGRNGSWGDGPHDTASWEDQKTPSAWNEPPINPPASWGGPTSHKPKPMGPTGGWGDTEMDPTTSWAHPPKQMLTKEVIWNSREFRYLCDLGYKVRISATPKEDVETALRNREMNRDEAHELLIQVRPQDHWRRQDSHAGYDPASQSAAAAGYPPRFNHVAQQISFPPGAGMPSVGASGGMSGSVASASLLKLQQQQQQQAAVQLQQQQPSVTAAPQPPFNQTSRTPQNQPSTQQLRMLVQQIQLAVQEGYLNHQILNQPLAPQTLILLNQLLQQIKVLQQLHQQHSVQLTLKGNSQTGLQISVQITKTKQQIANLQNQIAVQQATYMKQQQQQQHPATPSQASDYYKTSVHDPMSALQNTFSDLTMNKEPQVSQQQSRLNQWKLPSLDKEGDLGTNEFSRAPGTTSKPPTTPGGLTQSHSSPNMNPLLGQGDGTWSSRLGDSGWPDAGTSDSTDGKDWQPGGAAFTDLVPEFEPGKPWKMKSIEDDPSITPGSVVRSPLSLAAIKDPDAIFSSTTKTSPPPSANADTSIPSLSNSTWSFNPPATTPSVFASSKNTWGESAPPPTAVTSELWGAPMSKARGPPPGLGSKGGASASNGWVGLAGVNRSSSSWGLQSGTVGNAAWVSTWLLLKNLTPQIDGSTLKTLCMQHGPVQDFRLYLNHGIALAKYSSRDEAIKAQGALNNCVLGNTTIFAESPADSEVHTLLQHLGHGGQQQTAGTAGSGWGLRTTSKAGPPPDTWGGSSSQLWGAPPGGNSLWSNAGIDSGDQQRATPSSLNSYLPGDLLGDEYPSSKTSQISQFSQDLRSRYAEEHLIYELLESLKMPVQ from the exons ATGTTTCCACACAATTCTAGTTCACATGAGATTTCTACTGAAACAAATGCCTTCGTACAAAATTCCAAG GGGGATGTAGTATTATTAATGGCAAGTTGTCCGAGTGGGGTGGAGGAAGGGAGAAGACCAGATAGCGTTAGGTCCTGTGATATCAAATCCGCAAACAACAGTACTATGGCACGACCTACCAGCCACCCCGtcgccaccaccaccaccaatGACTTCATAACCGTCCTGCCACGCCAATCTG GTGAGCTTGGCTCAGCGGCTGAAGGCAAGGCCTGCCAGTCAGTGGCGTCAGCAATCACAAAAAATCCAGCAAATCACCTTCTAATctacgataataataaaataaataaccacAACAATGCAGAACATAATCATCACAAATACAGAAAGCAAAACAAACCGGGTTCGCCTGGGCAGCTGGGAAGCTCCGCCGATAACTCTAAGTCTATTTCTAAGCTCTTAAGTGATAATAAGGATAGCTTTAGTGATCTAAGCATTAGGGTACTACAACTAAGTCTAAAGTTAAAGGTGACAAGGGGCGAAGTACGTCAATCTGCGGGGGAGCCTAGCCTAGTTAGGATACCCAAGTCTGATTGCCCCCCGTGGCTGTCGCACGAATCGTCCGTTGTCGAGAATTACTCCTTACTAGGGTCCCGCCTTGATAAGGGCGAAAACAATAACCTTAAGGCTAATCTTAGGTTcataagtaataataattactccAAATCTGTGATATTGCTCAGCTCAACCCGCGACGGAGATTACTATCTGCTCTCCGAAAGCGGCGGTGTCAGAGAAGACACAgctctcgaaaattttcgattgaaaaataattcttcaagCCGATGGGAAAGTGTGAAATTACTAGCTGTTAAGTACTCTCCTGTTACCAAGCATGATGGAGCGTGCAGAAAATTGACCCAAAATGATCTTCAAAATGTTAAACTTGTGATCTTATACTCAGATGGCCGTCTGTTTTACGAAGATCATCGTCTCCAGGATTCTCAAAATGATCTTGACGTTCTAGATATTTGGTTCAATCGACCAAACTTTGTCACAAAACTCTTAAAACTGCATTTTGACAATACCGCTACATTAGAGTTGTTGTCCCTCGCACAAGCTCAGAATTTCGCCACCTGTTCTTCCAATTCGCTTATCGTTTCGACAAACGAATCCACCTCTCTGCTGCGATCTTTGACCGATGAAAACCTTACGAAAGTTGAACCTTCTCGACACGCTACTGTGAACGAGCTGATGCAACGCATATGTGTTCCATTAATGATAGAATGTAAGGTTTATGTTAAcggtagtaataataacaatattgttattggagaagaaatgaatattaataacaataatccaGATGTTATCGAAGACATTGTTAACGTCGCTGTGTGCTACAAGACTAGTTGTACTATGACTACTAATTATAGGCTAGGGTTTCAAAATGATGGTATTAGCTATACCCAAGCAACAATGTTTACTGTTGGTGCTCTTTCATTTCAGGATAACAATAAGTCTAACAAGCCTCTACACGCTAGCTTTAAGGATGATAATTATCAAGTGTCTGCTAAGATCGACGATAAGTTTAACTTTAACCTTAAGTCTGTATCTAAGTCTACGCTAAGTGTTAGGTTTAGTGATAAGTCTGAAACGTCTCACGCTACTCGACTAAACAAATCTGACGAAAAAATGCACGTTCTGTCGGCTGTTAACATTCCTACACTGACTACCTGCGAGCCTACGATGACGCTTAAATGCCAACCAGCCACCGTCGCATCCCAAACTAACACTGTACCTGCCTCTCAAGTGGAGAAACACTCAAAAGTTGATGATAAAACTGTACTGTTGAAATCAAGTTACCTTAAATATGACCACGAATCAACTACAAGTAATAGAAATTCATCAAACCATGACCAAAATGCTAATGACTTCGTCTCCCTTAACGAGGAATCTTACGAAAACGACATTGGTTTTTCAAACACATTGAAGAACGATGAACATGATAACGATAATGAAGATtatgatgatgacgatgatgatgacaACGACGACGATATCACACCCAAGAATATCTTacaatctgaaaaatattaccaGATGACATCATTCCACGATGGCTGTGCTGCCCGTAACGATGACAATTGCAACGATAATGGCAAACGGTTAAACACCAACAGACCGACCTCAAATATCCAAAAAACGATAGAGTTGTTTGCAATAGTGCGTGACCTGCTCTCTAGGTATCAAAAAGTTTACAAAAGCGACTTAGCGCAAAGTGAAATTATCTGTAAACAACTACAAAAAGCGCTGCAAAGTTTATTCAATCGTCCATATTCTTGCAACAAAATGTATCAATCTTCACTGGAATACAAAAAAAGGTGGGGAATACCGATAATCTCTGGTCTGGCCGGGGGTGGAGAAAGTTCACTAAACACCGGAACTGCCACCAGCTGGGGATCAGCACCACCTGCGGCGcctaacaacaacaacaacaacgccGCCCAATCCGGTTGGGGTGGAACACCAGGAAATCCACCCGTAGGCACTGGACCACCAAACAACTGGGGTGGTAATAACGTGAATCGACCAGTCACCGCAAATCCCAATCAGAATCAGAATCAAGGACCCAGTGGCCAGAACATCCCAGGTGAGG GTAATGTGAACAAAGTAACCAATCCGAACCAATCTCAAAATCCGCAATCTGGACCAACAACATCTCAGTCAACTAACGCAACGTCAGGGAATCAGAATAACGGACAGTGGCCTCAGGGAAAATCCAGCAATCCTGGTGGATCTGGCCAGAGTCAATCTTCTCAGAATAACAACAACCCGTCTCAACAATCCACGCAGCCAGGAAGTAGCGCTAATAACAATCCGACTAATAGTGCAACATCTTCGACTGTAAACAACGCGACAACAGCTGTTGCCAACAATCCTTCATCAAAGCAACAACTAGAACAATTGAACACCATGCGAGAAGCCTTATTCAGTCAAGACGGCTGGGGTTCT CAACATGTGAACCAAGATACGAGCTGGGAAGTTCCAACATCCCCGGAACCAAGTATGACCAAAGATGGCGTTCCCATGTGGAAACCACCTGTAAACAATGGTACAGAGTTGTGGGAAGCTAACTTACGAAACGGAGGCCAACCTCCTCCTCAACAGCAAGCCAAAACACCATGGGGACACACTCCTTCGACAAATATTGGCGGTACTTGGGGCGAGGATGACGATGCTGCTGATTCTTCAAACATGTGGTCTGGAGCGCCGACTCCTAATCCGCCCAGTACAGCTCAGTGGCCTGGAGCTGCTGCCAACCAGTCCAGCGGGATGTCCGGCGGTG GGACCAGTTGGGGCGATCCAAGAATGGATCCCAGGGATCCTCGAGACTTGAGAACTGTAGATCCGAGAGAAATGCGTGATCCGCGAGATCATAGAATATCCTTGGATCCAAGAGATCATATGAGAGTAATGGACCCCATGAGCCGTGACCCACGAATGCCCGATATGCGTGGCGATCCGCGCGGTATTTCTGGCCGTCTGAACGGCGCAAGTGCCGATGCTATGTGGGGACAACCACCAGGACCACAGCACCACCAAATGAGTCATCAACACCCGACGGGACCTCCTGCAAAGATGGTAAATCCATCCGGTATAAACCAGTGGGTAGCGCCACCGCCCAAAGAAATGATGCCAGGAAAGCCGTCTGGATGGGAAGAGCCTTCGCCGCCTACTCAGCGTAggaatgttccaaattacgaCGACGGTACTAGCCTCTGGGGTAATCCAGCTCCAAACCCACGTCCGATGCCAGGTGGCAAAGTTTCCCACTGGAAGGAGCTACCGACACCCAATATGGGCCGTGGAG GAATGCCCTGCCCACCTGGTATGCCGCAAAACCGAATGCCTGGACAGCCAGGCATGAAGCCAGATGTCAGTGGCCCGATGTGGGGTCATCCAACCGGCCCTGGTGGAAGTGGCGGTGGAGGAGGTGCCGGAGCTGGTGGCAGCGGTACAGGCGGCGGTGGAGGTGCTGGCCGCAACGGATCCTGGGGAGATGGACCTCACGACACTGCTAGTTGGGAAGATCAAAAAACACCTTCTGCTTGGAACGAGCCCCCGATAAATCCTCCTGCTTCATGGGGAGGCCCGACAAGTCATAAACCAAAACCTATGGGACCGACCGGAGGATGGGGGGACACAGAAATGGACCCGACTACCAGCTGGGCTCATCCACCGAAACAAATGCTCACCAAAGAAGTTATTTGGAATAGCAGAGAGTTCAGATATCTCTGTGATCTTGGGTACAAGGTACGAATATCTGCTACGCCG AAGGAAGACGTGGAAACTGCTTTAAGAAACCGCGAAATGAACAGAGACGAAGCACATGAACTTCTCATTCAAGTACGTCCTCAGGATCATTGGCGTCGTCAGGACAGTCACGCTGGATATGATCCTGCTAGTCAATCTGCTGCAGCTGCCGGATATCCGCCAAGGTTTAATCACGTTGCCCAACAGATATCTTTCCCGCCG GGGGCCGGAATGCCTAGCGTGGGGGCCTCTGGTGGCATGAGTGGTTCGGTCGCCAGCGCCAGTCTCCTCAAGCtccaacaacaacagcaacaacaagcagctgTACAGTTGCAACAACAACAGCCCAGTGTCACGGCAGCGCCGCAGCCACCTTTTAATCAG ACGTCAAGAACGCCACAAAATCAGCCCTCTACCCAACAACTCCGAATGCTCGTACAACAAATTCAATTGGCTGTTCAGGAAGGCTATTTGAATCATCAGATATTGAACCAGCCGTTGGCTCCTCAGACCTTGATCCTACTTAACCAGCTGTTGCAGCAAATCAAAGTGCTTCAACAATTGCATCAGCAACATTCAGTGCAGTTAACGCTGAAAGGAAACAGTCAAACGGGACTGCAGATTAGCGTACAAATAACTAAGACTAAACAACAGATCGCCAATCTGCAAAATCAAATTGCAGTTCAACAAGCAACGTACATgaaacaacaacagcagcaacaacatcCAGCAACGCCATCTCAAGCATCTGATTATTATAAAACATCTGTACATGATCCTATGTCTGCGTTGCAAAATACCTTCAGTGACTTGACCATGAACAAGGAGCCTCAAGTA AGCCAACAACAGTCTCGTTTGAATCAGTGGAAGCTACCATCCCTGGACAAAGAAGGCGATCTTGGTACTAATGAATTTTCACGAGCTCCCGGTACTACAAGCAAACCGCCGACTACACCAGGTGGTCTCACTCAATCACACAGCAGCCCTAACATGAATCCTTTACTAGGACAAGGAGACGGGACCTGGTCTTCCAGACTTGGTGACAGCGGATGGCCAGACGCTGGTACCAGTGATTCTACAGATGGGAAAGACTGGCAACCCGGTGGTGCTGCTTTCACCGATCTGGTACCAGAGTTTGAACCTGGCAAGCCATGGAAG ATGAAGAGCATTGAGGATGATCCAAGTATTACTCCCGGATCAGTGGTACGCTCGCCTTTGTCGCTTGCTGCCATTAAAGATCCCGACGCAATATTTTCATCGACCACCAAAACCTCGCCGCCACCTTCAGCCAACGCGGACACGTCGATCCCCAGTCTGAGTAACTCGACTTGGAGTTTCAACCCGCCAGCAACGACACCCAGCGTTTTTGCCAG TTCTAAGAATACCTGGGGTGAATCTGCTCCACCGCCTACCGCTGTTACTTCTGAGTTATGGGGCGCTCCGATGAGCAAAGCTCGAGGACCTCCTCCTGGCTTAGGAAGCAAGGGCGGTGCAAGTGCCAGTAATGGTTGGGTTGGTTTGGCCGGAGTTAATCGATCGTCCAGTTCATGGGGTCTTCAATCCGGTACCGTTGGTAACGCTGCCTGGGTCTCAACTTGGCTTTTGCTGAAAAACCTGACGCCACAAATCGATGGATCTACGCTGAAGACATTGTGCATGCAGCATGGGCCTGTACAAGACTTCAGACTGTATTTGAACCACGGAATTGCTTTGGCTAAATATTCGTCGAGAGATGAAGCTATCAAG GCACAAGGAGCACTGAACAACTGCGTTCTTGGCAACACGACAATATTTGCCGAATCTCCTGCTGACAGTGAGGTTCACACACTGTTGCAACATCTCGGCCACGGCGGTCAGCAACAAACCGCTGGAACGGCGGGTTCTGGATGGGGTCTCAGAACTACCAGCAAAGCCGGTCCTCCCCCAGACACGTGGGGCGGTAGCTCAAGTCAGCTTTGGGGAGCCCCACCCGGTGGTAATTCATTATGGAGTAACGCAGGCATCGATAGCGGCGATCAACAAAGAGCTACGCCAAGCTCGTTGAATTCTTACCTGCCCGGAGATCTTTTGGGAG